Proteins encoded in a region of the Triticum dicoccoides isolate Atlit2015 ecotype Zavitan chromosome 3A, WEW_v2.0, whole genome shotgun sequence genome:
- the LOC119268928 gene encoding heat stress transcription factor C-1b-like produces the protein MGSECKGHQPQDDGGVAPFVAKTFHMVSDPATDAVVCWGGASNTFLVLDPAAFSDFLLPSYFKHRNFASFVRQLNTYGFRKVDPDVWEFAHESFLRGQAKLLPLIVRKKKRAGRELCEEEEEVRGTIQAVQRLRDERRGMEEELQDMDRRLCAAENRPGQMMAFLGKLADDPGVVLRAMVAKKEELAAAGAGGKDSSPDKRRRIGADAGRGADAADQAAQSRAVPFPFSNLGQVFY, from the exons ATGGGAAGCGAGTGCAAGGGCCACCAGCCGCAGGACGACGGCGGCGTGGCGCCGTTCGTGGCCAAGACGTTCCACATGGTGAGCGACCCGGCCACGGACGCCGTGGTGTGCTGGGGCGGCGCCAGCAACACGTTCCTCGTCCTCGACCCCGCCGCCTTCTCCGACTTCCTCCTCCCCTCCTACTTCAAGCACCGCAACTTCGCCAGCTTCGTCCGCCAGCTCAACACCTAC GGTTTTCGCAAGGTTGACCCGGACGTGTGGGAGTTCGCGCACGAGTCGTTCCTGCGCGGCCAGGCCAAGCTGCTGCCGCTGATCGTGCGCAAGAAGAAGAGGGCCGGGAGGGAGctgtgcgaggaggaggaggaggtgcgggGGACGATCCAGGCGGTGCAGAGGCTGCGGGACGAGCGGAGGGGCATGGAGGAGGAGCTGCAGGACATGGACCGCAGGCTCTGTGCGGCGGAGAACCGGCCGGGCCAGATGATGGCCTTCCTCGGCAAGCTCGCCGACGACCCGGGCGTGGTGCTGCGCGCCATGGTCGCCAAGAAGGAGGAGCTGGCTGCGGCCGGTGCCGGTGGCAAGGATTCAAGCCCGGATAAGAGGCGGCGGATCGGGGCCGATGCCGGACGCGGAGCTGACGCTGCGGATCAGGCGGCCCAGAGCAGGGCCGTGCCGTTCCCCTTCTCTAATCTGGGACAGGTGTTCTACTGA